Proteins encoded within one genomic window of Spirochaeta cellobiosiphila DSM 17781:
- a CDS encoding carbohydrate ABC transporter permease, whose product MKTKKNARHVRAFWLFITPCLLLFGIFFIIPLFLSVGFAFTDYDGWKTMNFIGLRNFKELLVDNKFYSALTRTFFYTLFSLPFKVIVPLLVAYLVTSKKVLGKGFARTLAFVPSLLSALVVGITINWMFSTEYGLVNFLLSVMGITPMEWALNSYLATFVISFASNWASTGFFMVIFIGGLNNIPKDVYEAAAIDGSRGVRTFLKITVPMLAPTTFLVTLLATVNLLKEFALVQGITQGGPGLKTTYIIQFIFDKGFSQMQYGYASATSLVAMIIFGFVAFVQFKVSKGGEQ is encoded by the coding sequence TGCATTCTGGCTCTTTATAACTCCTTGTTTATTGCTCTTTGGTATATTTTTCATCATCCCCTTGTTCCTAAGTGTAGGCTTTGCCTTCACAGATTATGATGGCTGGAAAACCATGAACTTTATTGGTCTACGAAATTTTAAGGAGTTATTAGTAGACAACAAATTTTACAGTGCCCTAACAAGGACCTTTTTTTACACATTGTTTAGTCTTCCTTTTAAGGTAATCGTACCCCTATTAGTGGCTTATTTGGTTACTAGCAAAAAAGTTCTAGGTAAGGGATTTGCTAGAACATTAGCATTTGTTCCTTCTCTATTGAGTGCTCTGGTTGTTGGTATCACTATCAACTGGATGTTTAGTACTGAATATGGACTAGTTAACTTTCTACTAAGTGTAATGGGAATAACCCCCATGGAATGGGCTCTTAATTCCTATCTAGCTACTTTTGTTATTAGTTTCGCTTCAAACTGGGCATCAACTGGTTTCTTTATGGTTATTTTTATTGGTGGGCTTAATAATATTCCCAAGGATGTCTATGAAGCCGCTGCCATAGATGGAAGTCGCGGTGTTAGAACATTCCTAAAAATAACGGTACCTATGTTAGCTCCTACAACCTTCCTTGTTACCTTGTTAGCAACAGTCAATTTGTTAAAAGAATTCGCTCTTGTTCAAGGGATAACTCAAGGGGGACCAGGACTTAAAACTACTTATATAATCCAATTTATTTTTGATAAAGGATTTAGTCAAATGCAATATGGTTATGCTTCAGCAACCAGTTTGGTGGCTATGATAATCTTTGGTTTTGTAGCTTTCGTCCAATTCAAAGTAAGTAAAGGAGGCGAACAATGA